A stretch of the Capsicum annuum cultivar UCD-10X-F1 chromosome 8, UCD10Xv1.1, whole genome shotgun sequence genome encodes the following:
- the LOC107854882 gene encoding probable linoleate 9S-lipoxygenase 5 → MFLGKIVDAIIRKDDGKKVKGTVILMKKNVLDFTNINASVLDGVREFLGQKASFQLISTSVHAYPPNGLEGKRSNPAYLENWITNTTPIIAGETTFSITFDWDDDEFGVPGAFIIKNLHINEFFLKSLTLEDVPNHGKIHFICNSWVYPASKYKSDRIFFANQAYLPSETPESLRKYREDELVTLRGDGTGKLEEWDRVYDYAYYNDLGDPDKGNEYARPVLGGSSEYPYPRRGRTGRDPTKTDPNSESRIPLFMSLDIYVPRDERFGHMKMSDFLTFSLKSIMQILLCGFKALFDKTPNEFDSFEDVLKLYEGGFKLPRGPLLKAITDSIPLEILKPNLQTDDEDLLKYPIPQVIHEDKSAWRTDEEFGREMLAGVNPVIISRLQEFPPKSKLDPNIYGNQNSTITRDQIEDELDGLTIDESIKTNKLFVLNHHDIIMPFLRRINTAANTKTYASRTLLFLQDNGTLKPLAIELSLPHPDGDQFGTVSKVYTPFEHGVEGSIWQLAKAYVAVNDTGIHALISHWLNTHAVIEPFVIATNRQLSVLHPIHKLLLPHFRDTMNINALARQVLINSGGIIELTLFPAKYSMEMSAVVYKDWIFPEQALPADLIKRGVAIEDSSSQHGIRLLIQDYPYAVDGLEIWSAIKSWVAVYCNFYYKSDDVVQKDTELQCWWKELREEGHGDKKDEPWWPKMQTRQELIDSCTTTIWIASALHAAVNFGLYPYGGFLPNRPTLSRSFMPEPGNAEYEELKTNPDKVFLKTITPQLQTLLGISLIELLSRHASDTLYLGQRDSPEWTKDQEPLLAFERFGKKLSDIEDRIMQMNGDHQKWKNRSGTVKIPYTLLFPTGEEGLAGKGIPNSVSI, encoded by the exons ATGTTTTTGGGCAAGATTGTGGATGCGATCATTAGAAAAGATGATGGGAAAAAGGTGAAAGGGACCGTGATTTTGATGAAGAAGAATGTTTTGGACTTCACTAACATAAATGCCTCTGTACTGGATGGTGTTCGTGAGTTTCTGGGCCAGAAGGCCTCTTTCCAGTTGATCAGTACTTCTGTTCATGCTTATCCTC CAAATGGCTTAGAAGGGAAACGCAGCAATCCAGCATACTTGGAGAACTGGATCACAAATACAACCCCAATAATAGCAGGTGAAACAACTTTTAGTATCACATTTGATTGGGATGATGATGAGTTTGGAGTACCAGGAGCATTCATCATCAAGAATTTGCATATTAATGAGTTCTTCCTCAAATCACTCACCCTTGAAGATGTTCCTAATCATGGCAAAATTCATTTTATCTGCAATTCTTGGGTTTACCCTGCTTCTAAATACAAGTCTGACCGCATTTTCTTTGCGAATCAG GCTTATCTCCCCAGTGAAACACCAGAATCGTTACGAAAATACAGGGAAGATGAGCTAGTAACTTTAAGAGGAGATGGAACTGGAAAACTTGAGGAATGGGACAGGGTTTATGACTATGCTTACTACAATGATTTAGGTGATCCAGATAAAGGCAATGAGTATGCTAGGCCTGTCTTAGGAGGGTCCTCTGAGTACCCGTATCCTCGTAGAGGCAGGACAGGTCGCGATCCAACCAAAACAG ATCCTAATTCTGAGAGCAGGATTCCATTATTTATGAGCTTAGACATATACGTACCAAGGGATGAGCGATTTGGTCACATGAAGATGTCAGATTTCTTGACATTTTCTTTAAAATCCATTATGCAGATACTTCTCTGCGGGTTTAAGGCTTTGTTCGATAAAACACCTAATGAGTTTGATAGCTTTGAGGATGTACTTAAACTCTATGAAGGAGGATTCAAGTTGCCTCGAGGACCTTTGTTGAAAGCCATTACTGATAGCATTCCTTTGGAGATTCTAAAACCAAACCTTCAAACAGATGATGAAGACCTACTTAAGTACCCAATTCCTCAGGTTATTCACG AGGATAAATCTGCATGGAGGACGGATGAAGAATTTGGAAGAGAAATGTTGGCAGGAGTTAATCCTGTCATAATCAGTAGACTCCAA GAATTTCCTCCTAAAAGCAAGCTGGATCCTAACATATATGGTAACCAAAACAGTACAATTACCAGAGACCAGATAGAGGATGAGTTGGATGGATTAACAATTGATGAG TCGATCAAGACCAACAAGTTATTTGTATTGAACCACCATGACATCATTATGCCATTCTTGAGGAGAATTAACACGGCGGCAAACACAAAAACCTATGCTTCAAGAACTCTGCTCTTCTTGCAAGATAATGGAACTTTGAAACCATTAGCAATTGAACTAAGCTTGCCACATCCAGACGGAGATCAATTTGGTACTGTTAGCAAAGTATATACACCATTTGAACATGGTGTTGAAGGTTCTATTTGGCAATTGGCCAAAGCCTATGTAGCAGTGAATGACACAGGCATTCATGCACTCATCAGTCACTG GTTGAATACACATGCAGTGATCGAGCCGTTTGTgattgcaaccaatagacaactAAGTGTGCTTCACCCCATTCATAAGCTTCTCCTTCCTCATTTTCGCGACACGATGAACATAAATGCTTTAGCAAGACAAGTCTTGATCAATAGTGGTGGAATTATTGAATTGACTCTTTTTCCTGCCAAATATTCCATGGAAATGTCAGCAGTAGTTTACAAAGATTGGATTTTTCCTGAACAAGCACTTCCCGCTGATCTCATCAAAAG GGGAGTAGCAATTGAGGACTCAAGTTCCCAACATGGCATTCGCTTACTGATTCAGGACTACCCATATGCTGTTGATGGGTTGGAAATCTGGTCAGCAATCAAAAGTTGGGTAGCAGTATATTGCAACTTCTATTACAAATCAGATGACGTGGTACAAAAAGACACTGAACTCCAATGTTGGTGGAAGGAACTCCGTGAAGAAGGACACGGTGACAAGAAGGATGAGCCTTGGTGGCCTAAAATGCAAACTAGACAAGAGCTCATAGATTCTTGCACCACCACAATATGGATAGCTTCAGCACTTCATGCAGCCGTGAATTTTGGCCTATACCCTTATGGTGGTTTCCTCCCTAATCGCCCTACATTAAGCCGAAGTTTCATGCCAGAGCCAGGAAATGCCGAGTATGAAGAGCTCAAGACAAATCCAGACAAGGTATTCCTCAAAACAATCACTCCTCAGCTGCAAACGCTGCTTGGAATTTCCCTCATAGAGCTCTTGTCAAGGCATGCTTCAGATACTCTTTACCTCGGACAGAGGGACTCACCTGAATGGACAAAGGATCAAGAACCACTTTTGGCTTTtgagaggtttggaaagaagttGAGTGACATCGAGGATCGAATTATGCAGATGAATGGTGATCATCAGAAATGGAAGAACAGGTCAGGGACTGTTAAAATTCCATATACCTTGCTCTTCCCCACAGGTGAAGAGGGACTCGCAGGCAAGGGAATTCCTAACAGTGTGTCAATATAG
- the LOC107854881 gene encoding uncharacterized protein LOC107854881 — MEFFYGSSNDSFDGDVSPIIGRSRFYHGSKSQILDPYASSDSTGSNIVSPLARYLCPTSPVPFTIDSPKRRSLNSGSRSGSAAGGIVSRSPLASIENIEIPQVFRNPVKVEEDVVVMDGILVEPKHGVRGKSSPSTSDSGGRLTSGSENSFHKSETCRWWEDFGTCRFGSKCRFVHGKEDLRPTAFANRNQSEALYSRSYSSGSSSYGPRGRSVHHQVHSAAPTPTEAAAAAMATPTTTSNVKKGDKEPSSSESSTTSISTIAISGTDWSPLDDNIEVTLPSSGEKCVSRDDVDAHIWTVLYGPSGRKRLPVFADFDEEE, encoded by the exons ATGGAATTTTTTTACGGTAGTAGTAATGATTCCTTCGACGGTGATGTTTCGCCCATCATAGGCCGAAGCCGGTTCTATCATGGATCAAAATCTCAGATCCTCGATCCTTACGCTTCTTCTGATAGTACCGGTTCCAATATAGTCTCTCCGCTAGCCCGGTACCTTTGTCCAACCTCGCCGGTGCCGTTTACGATTGATTCCCCGAAACGTCGTTCTCTGAACAGCGGAAGCAGAAGCGGTTCCGCCGCCGGCGGCATTGTTTCACGTTCGCCGCTAGCTTCGATTGAGAATATTGAGATTCCGCAGGTGTTTAGAAATCCGGTGAAGGTTGAAGAGGATGTGGTAGTCATGGACGGTATTCTCGTTGAGCCGAAACATGGTGTGAGAGGTAAATCGTCGCCGTCGACGTCAGATTCAGGTGGACGGTTGACATCGGGAAGTGAAAATAGCTTTCATAAATCGGAAACTTGTCGGTGGTGGGAGGATTTCGGTACTTGTCGATTTGGTTCCAAATGCCGG TTTGTGCACGGGAAAGAGGATTTACGCCCAACTGCTTTCGCCAACAGGAATCAATCTGAG GCACTGTACAGCAGGTCATACAGTTCGGGATCAAGTTCGTATGGACCAAGGGGCCGATCTGTTCATCACCAGGTTCACTCAGCCGCGCCGACTCCTACAGAAGCAGCAGCTGCAGCAATGGCTACACCAACTACTACTAGTAATGTTAAAAAGGGCGACAAAGAGCCCTCAAGCAGCGAAAGTAGCACCACTTCCATCTCCACCATTGCTATCTCTGGCACTGATTGGTCTCCCCTGGATGATAATATCGAGGTTACCTTGCCTTCTTCTGGTGAAAAATGCGTTTCAAGGGATGATGTTGATGCTCATATATGGACTGTTCTCTATGGTCCTTCTGGAAGGAAGAGATTGCCGGTATTCGCCGACTTTGATGAGGAAGAGTAG